GAGAGTGAGTTGTGGCGCTACTCGAGGCCCTATTCCTCGTGGCTGCTCGAGGATTCCTTACCTCGCGGCTACTCGATTCGTGACTACTCGAGGCTCTCTTCTTCCTCCTCCGGGCTATCGGGAACGTCGCCGTCGACGCGCCGACTCACGTCGACCTGGTAGTTCCCGAGGATGTCGCGACCGAGGATGACCGGGTAGTCCATGTGACTGCGGTCCTCGACGCTCGCGGTGACGGTGTGCTGATTGCCGCCGACACCGACGACCACGTCGACGACGGGCCGACTTTTCGAGGTCTTGCTGCTGCCCGACTTCACCCGCGTGATCGACTTGATCGGGCCGGCGCCGATGTCGGCGGCCAGGCGCGTGTCGATGCTGGTCCGCGTCGCCCCCGTGTCGGACTTGGCGTAGACGGACTTCGATCCGCTGGTTCCAGAGAGGACGACCTCCTCGGTGTAGCCGATGATCGCGGCCTCGCCGTCCGTCGTGGTGAGCCTCTCGGGCATCGACGAGGGCGTCGAGTCGTCCAGGCTCGCTGAGAGTTCCCAGACGCGCCCATCGTCGACCTCTCCGCCCGCACGTTCGATGGCGAGTTTCGCGATGTAGGGGGCTGGGCTGACGTGGGTCGCCTGGTAGAGGCCCTTGAATCCAGCCGTCGGATTGACCTCCAGGACGAACCAGCCGTCGTCCCCTTCGACGATGTCGACGCCGGCGTAGTCGAGGCCGACGATCTGGGCCGAGTCGACAGCGATGTCGGTGACTTCCTCGGGGAGGGAGTCCGTCGCGTCCTCGACCGAGCCGCCGACGGCGACGTTCGTCCGCCAGTCGTTGTCGGGCGCGTATCGGTACATCGCGCCGACGACCTCGTCGCCGACGACGTAGACGCGGATGTCGCGGTGGCGCTCCCCGTCGCGGTCGATCAGCTTCTGGAGGAAGGCGTAGCGGTTCCCGACCTTCGAGTTGACGGGGTCGTTCGGACCGATCTTCCAGGTCCCACCCCCGTGGGTTCCGATCGCCGTCTTGTAGACCGCCTCCTCGCCAAATCGGTCCCGGTTCGCGTTCAATCGCTCCGTGCTGAGCGAGAGGAACACGTCGGGCACCTGGATGTCGGCCGACGCGAGCGCGGCCGCCGTCGCCAGCTTGTGCGACGCCGTCAACGTCGCCGCCGGTTCGTTCAACATTGGAACCAGTCGACTGAGCGTGTCCGCCAGCCCGAGTTCCTCACAGGGCTGTTCGGTGTTCGAGAGCAGCATTCGGTTCGCAATGACGTCGACGTCGGGTTCGACGGTGACCGAGCCGTCGTCGACGCTGATCGCCGTGTTCTCCTCGCGAAGCCAAGCCGTCTCGTGGCCCAGTTCCTCGACCGCGTTGAGAATCGCCTTCGACTCCTTGCTCGTGTGCAGACTCAGTACCCCCACCGTGACGGAATCGGCGGCTGTCATAGTCGACGACACTCTGGCTGCGCGGAAAAGCGTTATCAGTTCCCGCCGTCCGTGTGAACGGTTCAGCCCGTCGATCCCCTTGGAGAGAAGAACAGTTCGAGGGACCGATGGTTACGCGCGCTCGAGACGACGGACCCACCGTCCAGGATCGTCGAGTTCTTCGCCGGTCGGTAGGTTGTCCGGATGGTCCCATACCCGACTCGCGAACGCGACGTCTCGAGCGCCGGTGACCCCCTCGAAGAACGATTTTCCGCGCTCGTACTGGCGCTGTTTGAGACCCAGGCCCAGCAGGCGTCTGAACAGACGCTGGATCGGCCCGCGCCCCTGTCGACGGGCGTCGAGTTTCCGCCGGAGGTCCGCGTACTCGTCGTCGAATGCGTGATCCATCAGCAACTCGGCGTAGCCCTCGACGACCGTCATCGTGACGTCCAGTTCGTGGAACGCGTTCCGGTCGAACGAGCCCTCCGCAAGGGCGTCGATTCCCTTCTGCATACGCGACTCGAGGTGGGTCGACAACCAGGGGGCAGCGCCGAACTCGGCCGCGTGGGTCACCTCGTGGAACGCGATCCAGCGGCGGAACCGGTCAGAATCGACCTCGAGGACCTCCGCGGCCTTGAGGATGTTCGGACGAACGAAGTACAGCGCGTGGTCCTCGTCGGGTGTCTCCGCGAGCAACAGTGGGTCGTACTGGCCGAGGACGTTCCGCCCAAGAAAGGCGAGCAGGACGGTCATCGTCCCGGTGTTGATCGTCCGGGCCGCGCCGGGGAACGCACCCATCTGGGACTCCATGGGCGCCATTACGCGCTCGAAAGTGGCGATGTTGGCGTCGATCCAGTGGTGTCGATTCTGGATCTCGACGACGTCGGGGACGTCGAACTCGAGGCCCGCGGCCTCCTGGACGCCCGCCCGAGCGTCCCGGACGTCGCGAGCGTAGGCGGCTTCCTCGCCAGGCTCGAGTTCGAGCGATCCGGGTTCGGTCGAGGCTTTCGCGGCCTCGGCCGCGGCACGCCAGTCGACCGCGTCGTCACCGGAGGCGCCGGCGACGGCGCGAACGCTACGATAGAGATTCACACCTCGAGTAAGCGGACGGGAGCAAAAAGCGTTCTGTCGTGTGGCGTCTCGCAGTCAGTCGATTTTGCTCGGGGAATCGCCGCAGTCAGCGGTGACCTGAATCGAGGCATACCACGGTGGCGAGCGAACCGACGAGAGTCGTTCGTCTACGTGACGATGACGTCCGGCTCGTCCTCTGGCTCGACCGTCTCCTCCTCGTCGCCGCCGCGGAACTTCTTGACGGCGACGGCGATGCCGACCAGGACGACGAGTGCGACGACGACGCCGAGGGCGCTTCCCCTGCCGCCGTCGTCGGCCGCGGCTCCGTCCTCGTCCTGGTCGGTCGCGGATTCGAGTTCAGATTCCGATTCCGATTCGGTCTCGAGACTTCCCTCGTCGCCAAACGGGAGTTTCTCGCTGAGGCTCCTGGGTCCGAACTGGGTTTCTCCGTCGAGGTGCAACTCGAAGAGGGTGATGTTTTTATCGCCCATACTGAGCCCCACAACGGGCGGTCATTTACCAGTTGTGCTGGTCGTCGCCGTGTGCTGGAGAGTCCGTGGCCACAGCGTCATTCGAGTTAGTCCGTAACCACAGCGTCATTCGAGTTAGTCCGAACCACAGCGTCATTCGAGTTAGTCCGAACCACAGCGTCACGCGAGTGCCAGACGACACGGGAGTCAACAGGTTCAAACCCCAACCCTCCGACCACCCACTATGGAGTCACAGCCACGCGACGTTCTCGTTTCACTCCTCGAGACGCCTTCTCCGTCAGGGTACGAAACCCGCGGCCAGCGCGTCTGGATCGACTACGTCTCGCAATTCGCGGACGACGTCCGGACTGACGCCTACGGCAACGCGGTCGCCGTCCACGAGGGCGACCCTGGCGGCCCCGAAATCGCCCTGACGGGCCACGCCGACGAGATTGGCTTCATCGTGCGCTCGATCGACGACGACGGCTTCCTCAACGTCGGCCGCATCGGCGGCAGCGATCCCTCCGTCGCCCGCGGCCAACACGTGACGGTACACGCCGAGGACGGCCCCGTCGAAGGGGTCGTCGGCCAGACCGCGATCCACCTCCGAGAGGACGACGACGAGCCCGAAATTTCGGACCTCTGGATCGACATCGGTGCCGAGGACGAAGAGGGCGCAGCCGAGCGCGTCGCCGTCGGCGACCCGATTACGTTCTCCTCGAGCGTCTCCTGGCTCTCCGAGACCCGACTGGCCGCCCGTGGCATGGACAACCGCGTCGGCACCTGGATCGCCGCCGAGGCGTTCCGCCGGGCCGTCGAGCACGGGACCGACGCCACCGTCTACGCCGTCTCGACCGTCCAGGAAGAGGTGGGAACGGAAGGGGCGAAGATGGTCGGCTTCGACCTCGAACCAGACGCCGTGGTCGTCGTCGACGTCGGTCACGCGGTCGACTACCCCTCAGCACCCAGCGAGAAGACGAGCCAGATGGAGCTGGGCAGCGGGCCGGCGCTCGGCCGCGGCAGCACCAACCACCCGGTGCTCTTCGACGCCCTCCGGACGGTGGCCGCCGAGGAGGAAATCGACGTCCAGGTCGAGGCTCTCGGCCTCGGAACCGGCACGGACGCCGACAGCTTCTTCACCGCCGCGGGGGCAATTCCCTCCCAGGTCGTGAGCGTTCCCAACCGGTACATGCACACCCCGGTGGAAGTAGTCGATACCGGGGACCTCGAGGAGATCGCCGATCTCCTGGGATCGTTCGCGAGTTCGGCCCACGAGTTCGCGCCGTTTTCGGTGGATATCTGATCGTCGTCGGCGCCTCCAGAGTGACGGTAAGGGGTCCGTCGCTCGCTCGAAAGCCGATCGCAGTATATAAGCAGTGCCGTCGCTTAGCTCGATGTGCGTACCTTTAGTCCCCGACCGAGTAGACCCACTTCGGGTGCGATGACCGTTCGGCGAACCCGGGTACGCGACAGCTGTTCGGCGGTTCACGCCGCCACGCAGGATGGTGGTTCTATCCACCCGTTCGACGGCATACGCCGTCTCGCAACCGGAGGCGCGTAGCGCCTCCCGCCCGGCACGAGGGTTAGCCAGCAGACACGGCACGCCGCCAGGGATGATGCTGGACGTTAGTGTTCCGGGTGCCACTCTACTCTACGAGAGGCATTTCACTGTCGCGTGCTGATTGGCTACCCTGCGACGTCGTCAATCCAAGCAACGAGGTCCGAGACGACGCACTCCGCGACGTTTCCACCGAAGTAGAGGCTCATCGGATTCGCGGGAGCGAACCCCTCCTGGAAGAAGTGATCGAGCCCCTCGTAGAACTCGACACGGTTCCCGTCCGCGAGGTCTACAGCCCGCCACTTCTCGAACTCGTCACGGAACTACACGGCGAGTTCCGGTTGTACCTCCTCGTCGGCTCGACCGGCCTTCAGGACGAAGCACGGGACCTCCAAACTGCTCGCAGTACCCGCAGGGTCGTAGGCTCCGACGCTGCGGTGCCAGGTCCCCGGCCGTCCCCAGACCGTCTCGTCGTCGTCATAGTCTCTCTCGGCCAGGCGTCGAACCGTCTCACGTTCGCGCTCGAGTTCGGCCTCCTGACCCTCGCTGAGGTCGCCGTCCGGTTCGAACTCGTAACGCAGGATCGCGAGGTCGTCAGGGTCGAGCGTCGAGTCGGCCCGCGCATCGAGAGCGACGACGCCCGCAACGCCACCGTGACGAGCGGCGATTCTCGGGGCGCACATCCCGCCCTGGCTGTGCCCCGCTACGAATACGGCGTCTTCGGCTACCTCGTCGGTCGCAGCGAGTTCGTCTATCGCCGCGATTGCGTCGTCGACGACGACGGTGTCGAGCGTGTAGTGCTCGTCCTCGACGTCGTGTTCCGCGAGCCGCTTCTCGTACCGGAGCGTCGCGATTCCCTGGCTAGCGAGGCCCCACGCGAGGTCTTTGAGGATCTTCGACGCGCCGTCGGTTCCGTCCAGGTCGTGGATGCCGGCACCGTGGACGAGCAGAGCGGCCGGGACCGGGCCGGAGCTGTCGGGAACCGCGAGAACGCCCTCGAGGTTCACGCTCCCGGCCTCGACAGTCACGTTGCGCTCGCTGAATGCGTTCCTGTCGACGTACTCTGGTGCCTCGTACGTGGGGGAGAACGAGAACTCCGTGATGCCGGTGGCATCGTCGATATCGATGCTCGCCCGTTCGGTGCCGTCCTCGAACTCGAGTGTGACGTTTGCGCCGGTTCCATCCACCTCCACCTCGCCCACACCCTCGAAATCGCCGTACTGAGCATAGAGTCCCCGCCAGTACAGTTCGAGCGCATCCACGGCATCAACTGGCTCCTGGAATTCGTCGGGAAACGACTCGACGACCGCCGCTCGACCGTCCACAGTGAGCAGGTCGGTCGCCCGGGTAAGCGTCCCATCCCCAAACCGTGTAGCGAACGTATGTACCGTATCCTCAGCGTTTCTCGAGGGAACCATCGTGCAAATTGTGTTTGTAGAAGAAAAGATGAATAATTCG
This region of Natronosalvus halobius genomic DNA includes:
- a CDS encoding ATP-grasp domain-containing protein; translation: MTAADSVTVGVLSLHTSKESKAILNAVEELGHETAWLREENTAISVDDGSVTVEPDVDVIANRMLLSNTEQPCEELGLADTLSRLVPMLNEPAATLTASHKLATAAALASADIQVPDVFLSLSTERLNANRDRFGEEAVYKTAIGTHGGGTWKIGPNDPVNSKVGNRYAFLQKLIDRDGERHRDIRVYVVGDEVVGAMYRYAPDNDWRTNVAVGGSVEDATDSLPEEVTDIAVDSAQIVGLDYAGVDIVEGDDGWFVLEVNPTAGFKGLYQATHVSPAPYIAKLAIERAGGEVDDGRVWELSASLDDSTPSSMPERLTTTDGEAAIIGYTEEVVLSGTSGSKSVYAKSDTGATRTSIDTRLAADIGAGPIKSITRVKSGSSKTSKSRPVVDVVVGVGGNQHTVTASVEDRSHMDYPVILGRDILGNYQVDVSRRVDGDVPDSPEEEEESLE
- a CDS encoding zinc-dependent metalloprotease; this encodes MNLYRSVRAVAGASGDDAVDWRAAAEAAKASTEPGSLELEPGEEAAYARDVRDARAGVQEAAGLEFDVPDVVEIQNRHHWIDANIATFERVMAPMESQMGAFPGAARTINTGTMTVLLAFLGRNVLGQYDPLLLAETPDEDHALYFVRPNILKAAEVLEVDSDRFRRWIAFHEVTHAAEFGAAPWLSTHLESRMQKGIDALAEGSFDRNAFHELDVTMTVVEGYAELLMDHAFDDEYADLRRKLDARRQGRGPIQRLFRRLLGLGLKQRQYERGKSFFEGVTGARDVAFASRVWDHPDNLPTGEELDDPGRWVRRLERA
- a CDS encoding M20/M25/M40 family metallo-hydrolase is translated as MESQPRDVLVSLLETPSPSGYETRGQRVWIDYVSQFADDVRTDAYGNAVAVHEGDPGGPEIALTGHADEIGFIVRSIDDDGFLNVGRIGGSDPSVARGQHVTVHAEDGPVEGVVGQTAIHLREDDDEPEISDLWIDIGAEDEEGAAERVAVGDPITFSSSVSWLSETRLAARGMDNRVGTWIAAEAFRRAVEHGTDATVYAVSTVQEEVGTEGAKMVGFDLEPDAVVVVDVGHAVDYPSAPSEKTSQMELGSGPALGRGSTNHPVLFDALRTVAAEEEIDVQVEALGLGTGTDADSFFTAAGAIPSQVVSVPNRYMHTPVEVVDTGDLEEIADLLGSFASSAHEFAPFSVDI
- a CDS encoding alpha/beta hydrolase, encoding MVPSRNAEDTVHTFATRFGDGTLTRATDLLTVDGRAAVVESFPDEFQEPVDAVDALELYWRGLYAQYGDFEGVGEVEVDGTGANVTLEFEDGTERASIDIDDATGITEFSFSPTYEAPEYVDRNAFSERNVTVEAGSVNLEGVLAVPDSSGPVPAALLVHGAGIHDLDGTDGASKILKDLAWGLASQGIATLRYEKRLAEHDVEDEHYTLDTVVVDDAIAAIDELAATDEVAEDAVFVAGHSQGGMCAPRIAARHGGVAGVVALDARADSTLDPDDLAILRYEFEPDGDLSEGQEAELERERETVRRLAERDYDDDETVWGRPGTWHRSVGAYDPAGTASSLEVPCFVLKAGRADEEVQPELAV